Proteins encoded in a region of the Balaenoptera ricei isolate mBalRic1 chromosome 19, mBalRic1.hap2, whole genome shotgun sequence genome:
- the SDHAF1 gene encoding succinate dehydrogenase assembly factor 1, mitochondrial → MSRHSRLQRQVLSLYRELLRAGRGKPGAESRVRAEFRQHAGLPRTDVLRIEYLYRRGRRQLQLLRSGHATAMGAFVSTRGPTEESPGAGAPGTPPDEGDGPRRPLDSMGAPKTAPDGR, encoded by the coding sequence ATGAGCCGGCACAGCCGGCTTCAGAGACAAGTTCTGAGTCTGTACCGCGAGTTGCTGCGCGCCGGGCGCGGAAAGCCGGGCGCCGAGTCCCGGGTGCGGGCCGAGTTCCGACAGCACGCCGGCCTGCCACGCACCGACGTACTGCGCATCGAGTACCTGTACCGCCGCGGACGGCGCCAGCTTCAGCTGCTACGCTCGGGTCACGCCACGGCCATGGGTGCCTTTGTGAGTACGCGGGGCCCGACTGAGGAGTCCCCTGGCGCGGGGGCCCCAGGGACCCCACCTGACGAAGGTGACGGCCCAAGGAGACCGCTGGACAGCATGGGGGCACCGAAGACCGCGCCGGATGGACGGTGA